A stretch of the Thiocystis violascens DSM 198 genome encodes the following:
- a CDS encoding Crp/Fnr family transcriptional regulator, producing MNELNKTEALAQSVLGKELDATECQALAERMGVLSLSPGETLVREGEDRRTLFVLAAGRLCVCKSVGGEEETVYQMRPGECSGTRAFIDGSTRKAALRAEGESRVLTLEPEDFDALVETHPRLVYKVMRAIFRITHGNLMRMNLESAEMRNYMLRTGGRY from the coding sequence ATGAACGAATTGAACAAAACGGAAGCGTTGGCCCAATCGGTTCTCGGCAAGGAACTCGATGCGACCGAATGTCAGGCGCTGGCGGAACGGATGGGCGTGCTGTCGCTGTCGCCCGGCGAGACGCTGGTGCGCGAGGGCGAGGATCGTCGCACGCTTTTCGTGCTGGCGGCGGGCCGCCTGTGCGTCTGCAAATCGGTCGGCGGCGAAGAGGAAACCGTCTATCAGATGCGCCCCGGCGAATGCTCGGGCACGCGCGCCTTCATCGACGGCTCTACCCGCAAGGCGGCCCTGCGCGCCGAGGGCGAGAGCCGCGTCCTGACCCTGGAGCCAGAGGACTTCGACGCCCTGGTCGAGACCCATCCGAGGCTCGTCTACAAGGTGATGCGCGCCATCTTCCGGATCACCCACGGCAACCTGATGCGGATGAATCTGGAGAGCGCGGAGATGCGCAATTACATGCTCAGGACGGGCGGGCGCTATTGA
- a CDS encoding ISAs1 family transposase yields MCDLSVERSIAHHFAPLDEPRSAIQRRHLLSEMIVITIAASFSGADGWVGVETFGQAKEAWLRTFLKLPAGIPSHDTFGRVFALIDPAQFAACFRQWSASVAELIPEEIIAVDGKTLRRSHSRGKGLAALHLVSAWATANRVVLGQVATDAKSNEITAIPRLLEWLKLEGCIVTIDAMGCQTKIAAQIIHQGGDYVLALKGNQETLAAEVEEAFIDADARGYAGVDSAFLETVERGHGRLETRRYQTLGDLSGVPHSASWEAMNMIGMVESRREVAGKVSVETRYFIGSIGTSAARFAHAVRGHWGIENGLHWNLDIAFREDECRVRDPVARENLAVLRHLALSRLKNDGTKLGIQNKRLKAGWDESYLSKLLFESPQRKGDADTSVPANVSSA; encoded by the coding sequence ATGTGCGACTTGAGTGTGGAGCGATCGATTGCGCACCATTTTGCCCCGCTGGACGAGCCGCGCAGCGCGATCCAACGACGGCACCTCTTAAGTGAGATGATCGTGATCACCATCGCGGCGTCCTTCAGTGGCGCCGACGGTTGGGTGGGTGTCGAGACGTTCGGACAGGCCAAGGAGGCGTGGCTGCGCACGTTTCTGAAACTGCCCGCGGGCATTCCGTCGCACGACACCTTCGGGCGGGTGTTTGCGCTCATCGATCCCGCACAGTTTGCCGCCTGCTTTCGCCAATGGAGCGCGTCGGTGGCCGAACTGATCCCCGAAGAGATCATTGCCGTCGATGGCAAGACCCTGCGCCGCTCCCACAGCCGCGGCAAGGGCTTGGCGGCGTTGCACCTGGTCAGTGCCTGGGCGACGGCCAATCGGGTGGTGCTCGGACAGGTCGCCACCGACGCCAAATCCAATGAGATCACGGCCATTCCACGTCTGCTGGAGTGGCTGAAGCTGGAGGGCTGCATCGTCACCATCGACGCCATGGGCTGCCAGACCAAGATTGCCGCGCAGATCATCCACCAGGGAGGGGACTATGTGCTCGCGCTCAAAGGCAACCAGGAAACGCTGGCCGCCGAGGTCGAGGAGGCGTTCATCGACGCCGACGCCAGAGGCTACGCCGGTGTCGATTCGGCATTCCTCGAAACCGTCGAGCGAGGGCATGGTCGTCTCGAAACCCGTCGCTACCAAACCTTGGGCGATCTTTCCGGCGTGCCGCACAGCGCCTCGTGGGAGGCAATGAACATGATCGGCATGGTTGAATCGCGCCGTGAGGTCGCCGGCAAGGTCTCGGTCGAGACCCGCTATTTCATTGGCAGCATCGGCACCAGCGCCGCGCGCTTTGCCCACGCAGTACGCGGTCACTGGGGCATCGAAAACGGGTTGCATTGGAATCTCGATATCGCCTTTCGTGAGGATGAGTGCCGTGTCCGCGATCCGGTGGCGCGCGAGAATCTTGCCGTCCTGCGTCACCTCGCCCTCTCGCGCCTCAAGAATGACGGCACCAAGCTCGGCATCCAGAACAAACGCTTGAAAGCCGGTTGGGACGAGTCCTACCTGTCGAAATTGCTCTTCGAGTCGCCTCAGAGGAAGGGCGACGCTGATACATCGGTACCCGCTAATGTTAGCAGCGCTTGA
- a CDS encoding TRAP transporter substrate-binding protein — protein MQRRDFLKSASVGAVAAGLAMPARAATESPAIKWRMASSFPKSLDTIYGGAETLAKRVAELTDGRFEIRVFAGGELVPAFGVLDAVQQNTIECGHTASYYYYGKNKALALETTWPFGLNTRQMTAWVHEGGGMELLRAMFAEYGIVQFPGGSTGAQMGGWFRKEINTLADLQGLKIRIPGFGAEIFSRMGAVPQSLPGGEIYPALERGAIDAAEWTVPYDDEKLGFHKVAKYYYYPGWWEPGTHLVFYVNKAQWESLPTSYRAAFEVASREAHLTMLAAYDAKNPPALQRLMRDGAELRRFPDDVLLKSYEIAQEIYAEESARNPTFKTLYESMLAFQQSSDAWWNVAESSMANFMRAVQRRK, from the coding sequence ATGCAAAGACGTGATTTCCTGAAATCCGCGAGTGTCGGCGCCGTGGCGGCGGGTCTGGCGATGCCGGCCCGCGCCGCGACCGAATCCCCGGCGATCAAATGGCGCATGGCGTCGAGCTTCCCGAAAAGCCTGGACACCATCTACGGCGGTGCCGAGACGCTGGCCAAGCGGGTGGCCGAACTGACGGACGGACGCTTCGAGATTCGGGTCTTCGCGGGCGGCGAACTGGTGCCGGCCTTCGGCGTCCTGGATGCGGTACAGCAGAACACCATCGAGTGCGGTCACACCGCCTCCTATTATTACTACGGCAAGAACAAAGCGCTGGCGCTTGAAACCACCTGGCCGTTCGGGCTGAACACCCGCCAGATGACCGCCTGGGTCCATGAAGGCGGCGGGATGGAACTGCTGCGCGCCATGTTCGCGGAATACGGCATCGTCCAATTCCCCGGCGGCAGCACCGGCGCTCAGATGGGCGGCTGGTTTCGCAAGGAGATCAACACGCTCGCGGATCTTCAGGGGCTGAAGATCCGCATCCCTGGATTCGGCGCCGAGATCTTTTCGCGGATGGGCGCGGTGCCGCAGTCACTGCCCGGCGGCGAGATCTATCCGGCCCTGGAGCGCGGGGCCATCGATGCCGCCGAGTGGACCGTGCCTTACGACGACGAAAAGCTCGGTTTCCACAAAGTCGCCAAGTATTACTATTACCCTGGCTGGTGGGAGCCGGGCACCCATCTCGTCTTTTATGTCAACAAGGCGCAATGGGAGTCGCTGCCGACAAGCTATCGCGCCGCCTTCGAGGTCGCCTCCCGCGAGGCGCATCTGACGATGCTCGCCGCCTATGACGCCAAGAATCCCCCCGCACTGCAACGTCTGATGCGCGACGGCGCCGAGTTGCGACGCTTCCCGGACGATGTGCTGCTCAAGTCCTACGAGATCGCCCAGGAGATCTACGCGGAAGAATCCGCCCGAAATCCCACCTTCAAGACGCTCTACGAATCCATGCTCGCCTTTCAGCAGAGTTCCGATGCCTGGTGGAACGTCGCCGAATCCTCCATGGCAAACTTCATGCGAGCGGTGCAGCGGCGGAAATAG
- a CDS encoding TRAP transporter large permease: protein MEAWLAANLAPIMFAALVLFLLIGYPVAFSLAAVGMLFGLIGIELGMLTPALLQALPDRVFGIMRNEILLAIPFFTFMGLVLERSGMAEDLLETVGQIFGGIRGGLAYAVIVVGALLAATTGVVAASVIAMGLISLPIMLRYGYHKPLATGVIAASGTLAQIIPPSLVLIVMADVLGRSVGDMYKGALLPGLLLTGFYLLYVFGITLWRPQYAPALPVEARTLRGRALAWRVAIALIPPLALIFLVLGTIFIGWATPTEGGAMGAVGALLLAAAKGRLTLDMLRQSMTTAAKITSFVVFILIGSSVFSLTFRGVDGDLWVEHLLTGLPGGALGFLVFVNLLVFLLAFFLDFFEIAFIVLPLLAPVAAAFGIDLVWFGVLLAVNMQTSFMHPPFGFALFYLRSVAPPQIRTADIYWGAVPFLGLQVLMVILIIAFPQLVSWGLDSPTSKLTPAEVTLPDQGGSSLLDNDDFGGLFETPPGDGAP from the coding sequence ATGGAAGCCTGGCTTGCCGCCAATCTGGCGCCCATCATGTTCGCGGCGCTGGTGCTCTTTCTGCTGATCGGCTATCCGGTCGCCTTCTCGCTCGCGGCGGTGGGCATGCTGTTCGGCCTGATCGGGATCGAACTCGGCATGCTCACCCCGGCACTCTTGCAGGCGCTGCCGGATCGCGTCTTCGGCATCATGCGCAACGAGATTCTGCTCGCCATCCCCTTCTTCACCTTCATGGGGCTGGTACTGGAACGTAGCGGCATGGCCGAGGATCTGCTGGAGACGGTCGGGCAGATCTTCGGCGGTATCCGCGGCGGACTTGCCTACGCGGTCATCGTCGTCGGGGCGCTGCTGGCCGCGACCACCGGCGTGGTGGCCGCCTCGGTGATCGCCATGGGGCTGATCTCGCTGCCCATCATGCTGCGCTACGGCTACCACAAACCGCTGGCGACCGGGGTCATCGCCGCCAGCGGCACCCTGGCGCAAATCATCCCGCCATCGCTGGTGCTGATCGTCATGGCCGACGTGCTCGGGCGCTCCGTGGGCGATATGTACAAGGGCGCGCTGCTGCCGGGACTACTGCTTACTGGGTTTTATCTGCTCTATGTCTTCGGCATCACACTGTGGCGGCCTCAGTATGCCCCGGCCCTGCCGGTCGAGGCCCGCACCCTGCGTGGCCGCGCGCTGGCCTGGCGGGTGGCGATCGCACTGATTCCGCCGCTGGCGCTCATCTTTCTGGTGCTGGGAACCATCTTCATCGGCTGGGCCACGCCCACCGAGGGCGGCGCCATGGGCGCGGTGGGCGCGCTGCTGCTGGCCGCCGCGAAAGGCCGGCTCACGCTCGACATGCTGCGCCAGTCGATGACGACCGCGGCCAAAATCACCAGTTTCGTCGTCTTCATCCTCATCGGCTCCAGCGTTTTCAGTCTCACCTTCCGGGGCGTGGACGGGGATCTCTGGGTGGAACATCTGCTGACCGGACTCCCCGGCGGGGCGCTGGGGTTTCTGGTCTTCGTCAACCTGCTGGTCTTTCTGCTGGCCTTCTTTCTCGATTTTTTCGAGATCGCCTTCATCGTCCTGCCGCTACTGGCGCCGGTGGCGGCGGCCTTCGGGATCGATCTGGTGTGGTTCGGGGTGCTGCTCGCGGTCAACATGCAGACCAGCTTCATGCACCCGCCCTTCGGTTTCGCGCTCTTCTATCTGCGCTCGGTCGCCCCGCCCCAGATCCGTACCGCCGACATCTACTGGGGGGCGGTTCCTTTTCTCGGACTTCAGGTGCTGATGGTCATCCTCATCATCGCCTTCCCCCAACTGGTGAGTTGGGGGCTGGATAGCCCCACGTCCAAACTCACCCCGGCGGAGGTCACGCTGCCGGATCAGGGAGGCTCCAGCCTGCTGGACAACGACGATTTCGGTGGGCTGTTCGAAACGCCGCCGGGCGATGGCGCGCCCTGA
- a CDS encoding transglycosylase SLT domain-containing protein — MAAGNLDLSIRINADGTAAITGLRRVDDALGDLNQGAQRTSGAVSGLGDSIKGMVAAAAGFIAVDAMISGFTDANVEAGRLRASLETVTGSVRGASDAWDSLSEFAKRTPFDLAQSVEGFIALKARGLDPSIAALESYGNTASAMGKSMNDMIQLVADAAMGQFDRLAEFGIDAAKSGDQVAFTFNKVTTVVKDNAQDIERYLQSIGNTEFADAMTRQMDTLGPAITNVKDAVMAAWVQLGDSGLVSAVVDGLKWIAEWIERISKSMAAGDFAAWVDGLQGIAGAAAGASGVYLALSAAVEAATVAQTAFNLVVSANPYVLAAVAVGALVGGLYALRDTEVEIGRTTYALRDGFQAVWEEVSALATASADAVAEGWFHALSSIAGWFNDLGIDIGAVAVGIGQVFAALWDELKSSFKEGINALVNLFVGLGKTVGTIAAALVTAFSRAFDDIAAIAGAAMSDLGNFDLDFTQTKAAIADGFRAQVENGEQAAQQIGDNFDLSVDRVGQMTAAAVAGVDRVAARAKDISLNRQLDAASAEADALKESTVRATGAARAHAAALGEQAGAADKLTKAQREGNAELEEYARRAGQVLAEQNKHGNLADQAAQARRYAASIGELLPVIDQMGQKYGVSREMILSLMETESRFVKNAKSPAGAMGLMQLMPATATEWAAKLGLVGNAWKTNVNDNIEIGVAYFAWLVQQLGDVNKAIQAYNGGIGNIQKGIVPEETRKYLPQVVGNVQALATVAGKAGEAIRDDLNRPLAEQAQIAGEASQILARLNDTWDSLADRYGTAYAAGRRQEEQLREIAILFKTGRMTADEYNAALADIRREYQAAQGPMGEYLAGLEAGMGSLETLAVDALDGFNNALVEGLVDGRFEFDDFVDDIKRTLAKMAVDTIVLKFAGQITGIFGGASGGNVALDAAAKAAGVDTGSLSGLSSLSSAYKGYQWLQGGGSLTSAGMSYNTGFMSQQSQMLAAQESGMGLSGSSGGTYLNAGAGLVGGMAGSYIAGQMFDGKYVQTGSSVGGMGGAYLGATYGSAFGLIGTAAGALIGAIAGGALASLFGDDVPRQGHYATSYSGSGLEDGVSATGAFGLKFGLSDKGSSNIKASEYRSSFNAMADVSNQIAAFYGPELSAKIQTSMQATIPSLNQWGKDLTTAFDSIFSGILWHADVVEGATGDGLGHLLRVATGDLTGSVEDMANQLSAGMQIVNTVTALYGTEIGKLMGMASGDEFGSLEASIGAMKAYLASFARGGETAAMTTQRLVVGIAAFSQALTMTGVNLDAVTKSGFDFVWMAQRFPDALAYFGFTLDSLTQTQATYYAHFWTEEERATQARDASLASIAAWSASIGKTGDATIDTGAKFRAYIESLRAGDGLLSVATQDAYLRAMQMVPAFVALDEALATLTGTAAGARASVSELIASLQPNAVAESAALAEMTGLFAEWGMRLPATSAALYALIQAGALPEAQMQTLADRSETLGQAFAGLADRQKTALDLLTDTYSNRVSAENTLSQGRIDTLNADYETLIAGIDSQYNLTVEDLNAQLDTTRDSLGDLETGFSDLSRIVDSATDALRSLADQGDGIDETRQRLLQEARAALAQYAATQTFPDTLDATIGGLDTVDPNDFATRDDWLAAIDENAAVLTQLQALSSTGKTDAQVQIDLANAQVELLERQIKEADSARVEALKAAKANLDTAIRAEKSALEALLNGIGRQYEDAKATLMSDTNIILETGNTTLAAILAALQANGATGGFDETAYLAQNPDVAAAVASGSQASGLSHYLNHGASEGRAPTSSAAQTFNELAYLQRYPDVAAEVAKGTWLDSGWQHYLLYGINEGRIPGFAAGGISTGPTSGYPVTLHGTEAVIPLASGSVPVTIRRDALADEIRALRAEVQSLKSAQTATATSAAEQTAILRRWNGDGLPPDRMDYAKTVAESTAP, encoded by the coding sequence ATGGCCGCCGGCAATCTTGACCTTTCCATCCGTATCAATGCCGACGGCACGGCGGCCATTACCGGGTTGCGGCGCGTCGACGATGCCCTGGGCGATCTCAATCAGGGCGCCCAACGCACCAGCGGCGCCGTCTCCGGGCTGGGCGACTCGATCAAGGGGATGGTCGCGGCCGCCGCCGGCTTCATCGCCGTCGACGCCATGATTTCGGGCTTCACCGACGCCAACGTCGAGGCCGGACGCCTGCGCGCCAGTCTGGAGACGGTCACCGGTTCGGTACGCGGGGCGTCGGATGCGTGGGATAGCCTTTCGGAATTCGCCAAGCGCACGCCCTTCGACCTTGCTCAAAGCGTCGAGGGCTTCATCGCGCTCAAGGCGCGTGGCCTGGACCCCAGCATCGCCGCCCTGGAGAGCTACGGCAACACCGCCAGCGCCATGGGCAAGTCGATGAACGACATGATCCAACTGGTCGCCGACGCCGCGATGGGGCAGTTCGACCGCCTGGCCGAATTCGGGATCGATGCGGCAAAAAGCGGCGATCAGGTCGCCTTTACCTTCAACAAGGTCACCACCGTCGTCAAGGACAACGCCCAGGACATCGAGCGTTACCTGCAATCCATCGGCAACACCGAGTTTGCCGACGCCATGACGCGCCAGATGGATACCCTCGGACCCGCCATCACGAATGTCAAAGACGCGGTCATGGCCGCCTGGGTCCAACTCGGCGACTCCGGCCTCGTCTCCGCCGTGGTCGACGGGCTGAAATGGATCGCCGAATGGATCGAGCGCATCTCCAAGAGCATGGCCGCCGGCGATTTCGCCGCCTGGGTCGACGGACTGCAAGGCATCGCGGGCGCGGCCGCCGGGGCGAGCGGTGTCTATCTGGCGTTGTCCGCCGCCGTGGAAGCCGCGACCGTGGCGCAAACCGCCTTCAATCTGGTGGTCAGCGCCAACCCCTATGTCCTCGCGGCGGTCGCGGTCGGGGCGCTGGTCGGCGGGCTCTATGCGCTGCGCGATACCGAGGTCGAGATCGGGCGCACCACCTACGCCCTGCGCGACGGCTTCCAGGCGGTCTGGGAAGAGGTATCCGCGCTGGCAACCGCCAGCGCGGACGCCGTCGCCGAGGGTTGGTTTCACGCCCTCTCCAGCATCGCCGGCTGGTTTAACGACCTGGGCATTGACATCGGCGCGGTTGCCGTCGGCATCGGCCAGGTCTTCGCCGCGCTTTGGGACGAGCTGAAAAGCAGTTTCAAGGAGGGCATCAACGCCCTGGTCAACCTCTTCGTCGGCCTCGGCAAGACCGTCGGCACCATCGCCGCTGCGCTCGTCACTGCCTTCAGCCGCGCTTTTGACGACATCGCCGCCATTGCCGGCGCGGCCATGTCCGACCTTGGAAATTTCGATCTCGATTTCACCCAGACCAAGGCCGCCATCGCGGACGGGTTCCGGGCTCAGGTCGAGAACGGGGAACAGGCCGCGCAACAGATCGGCGACAACTTCGACCTGAGCGTCGACCGAGTCGGGCAAATGACCGCCGCTGCCGTCGCCGGGGTAGATCGCGTGGCCGCGCGCGCCAAGGACATCAGCCTCAACCGCCAGCTTGACGCCGCCAGCGCCGAGGCGGACGCGCTCAAAGAGTCCACCGTGCGCGCCACCGGCGCCGCGCGCGCGCACGCCGCCGCGCTCGGCGAGCAGGCCGGCGCGGCCGACAAGCTGACCAAGGCGCAGCGCGAGGGCAACGCCGAACTGGAGGAATACGCTCGGCGTGCCGGGCAGGTGCTGGCCGAGCAGAACAAGCACGGCAATCTAGCCGATCAAGCGGCGCAAGCCCGACGCTACGCCGCCAGCATCGGCGAACTCCTGCCCGTCATCGACCAGATGGGCCAGAAATACGGCGTCTCGCGCGAGATGATCCTCTCGCTGATGGAAACCGAGTCGCGTTTCGTCAAGAACGCCAAATCGCCCGCCGGCGCCATGGGGTTGATGCAGCTCATGCCCGCGACCGCCACCGAATGGGCGGCCAAACTGGGGCTGGTCGGGAACGCCTGGAAGACCAACGTCAACGACAACATCGAGATCGGCGTGGCCTATTTCGCCTGGCTGGTCCAGCAGTTGGGCGACGTGAACAAGGCGATCCAAGCCTACAACGGCGGCATCGGCAACATTCAAAAGGGCATCGTCCCCGAGGAAACGCGCAAATATCTGCCGCAGGTGGTCGGGAACGTCCAGGCGCTGGCGACGGTCGCGGGCAAAGCCGGCGAGGCGATCCGCGACGACCTAAATCGCCCGCTGGCCGAGCAGGCGCAGATCGCGGGGGAGGCGAGCCAGATCCTCGCGCGGCTTAACGACACCTGGGACAGCCTGGCCGACCGCTACGGCACCGCCTATGCCGCCGGGCGGCGCCAGGAGGAACAGTTGCGCGAGATCGCGATCCTGTTCAAAACCGGACGCATGACCGCGGACGAATACAACGCCGCGCTCGCCGACATCCGGCGCGAGTACCAAGCCGCGCAGGGGCCGATGGGCGAGTATCTCGCGGGCCTGGAAGCGGGCATGGGCAGTCTCGAAACCCTCGCCGTCGACGCCTTGGACGGCTTCAACAACGCCCTCGTCGAGGGCCTGGTCGACGGGCGTTTCGAGTTTGACGATTTCGTGGACGACATCAAGCGCACGCTGGCCAAGATGGCCGTCGATACCATCGTGCTCAAGTTCGCCGGGCAGATCACTGGAATCTTTGGCGGCGCGTCCGGCGGGAATGTGGCGCTCGACGCTGCCGCGAAGGCGGCTGGCGTCGATACCGGGTCGCTGTCCGGGCTGTCGTCGCTGTCTTCTGCCTACAAGGGCTATCAGTGGCTCCAGGGCGGCGGAAGCCTGACAAGCGCGGGCATGTCCTACAACACCGGATTCATGTCGCAGCAATCGCAAATGCTCGCGGCGCAAGAGTCCGGCATGGGCCTTTCTGGATCCAGCGGCGGAACTTATCTCAACGCGGGGGCTGGGCTGGTTGGCGGCATGGCAGGGAGCTACATCGCCGGGCAGATGTTCGACGGGAAATATGTTCAGACGGGATCGAGCGTCGGCGGCATGGGCGGCGCCTATCTTGGCGCCACATACGGGAGCGCGTTCGGACTGATCGGCACGGCAGCTGGGGCGCTGATCGGGGCTATCGCAGGCGGTGCGCTTGCCTCGCTGTTCGGCGACGACGTTCCACGCCAGGGCCACTATGCCACCTCCTACAGCGGGTCCGGCCTCGAAGACGGCGTGTCCGCGACCGGCGCATTCGGGCTGAAGTTCGGCCTCTCCGACAAGGGCTCATCGAATATCAAGGCGTCAGAGTACCGGTCATCATTCAACGCAATGGCCGACGTCTCGAATCAGATCGCGGCATTCTACGGCCCGGAATTGTCCGCGAAAATCCAGACCAGTATGCAGGCGACCATCCCAAGCCTGAATCAGTGGGGGAAGGATCTCACCACGGCATTCGACAGCATTTTCTCGGGCATCCTCTGGCATGCCGATGTCGTCGAGGGCGCGACAGGCGACGGACTCGGGCACCTGCTCCGGGTCGCGACGGGAGATCTGACCGGCTCGGTCGAGGACATGGCGAATCAGCTTTCCGCTGGGATGCAGATCGTCAACACCGTCACCGCGCTCTATGGGACCGAGATCGGAAAATTAATGGGCATGGCGTCGGGCGATGAGTTTGGCAGCCTGGAGGCGTCCATCGGCGCGATGAAGGCGTACCTCGCGTCATTCGCCAGGGGCGGCGAGACGGCGGCGATGACGACTCAGAGGCTCGTCGTCGGGATCGCGGCGTTCTCGCAGGCGTTGACGATGACGGGCGTCAATCTGGACGCCGTGACGAAATCCGGCTTCGACTTCGTGTGGATGGCGCAACGCTTTCCGGATGCGCTGGCGTATTTCGGCTTCACGCTTGACTCCTTGACGCAGACGCAAGCGACCTATTACGCGCATTTCTGGACCGAGGAAGAACGCGCGACTCAAGCCCGCGACGCATCGCTCGCCTCAATCGCCGCGTGGTCCGCGAGCATCGGCAAGACGGGCGACGCGACGATCGACACCGGCGCGAAATTCCGCGCCTATATCGAAAGCCTCCGCGCCGGCGACGGACTTTTAAGCGTCGCCACGCAGGATGCCTATCTGCGCGCGATGCAGATGGTCCCCGCGTTCGTGGCGCTGGACGAGGCGTTGGCGACGCTGACCGGCACGGCCGCGGGCGCGCGCGCCAGCGTGTCCGAGCTGATCGCGTCGCTGCAACCGAACGCCGTCGCCGAGTCGGCGGCGCTGGCCGAGATGACCGGCCTGTTCGCCGAGTGGGGGATGCGGCTCCCCGCCACGTCCGCGGCGCTCTACGCCCTCATCCAGGCCGGCGCCCTGCCCGAGGCGCAGATGCAGACGCTCGCGGATCGCTCGGAGACGCTCGGGCAGGCGTTCGCGGGGCTGGCGGATCGCCAGAAAACCGCGCTGGATCTGCTGACGGACACCTACAGCAACCGCGTCAGCGCAGAAAATACCCTTTCGCAAGGCCGGATCGACACGCTGAATGCGGATTACGAGACGCTGATTGCGGGGATCGACAGCCAATACAACCTCACGGTCGAGGATCTGAACGCGCAGCTCGACACCACGCGCGACAGCCTGGGCGACCTGGAAACTGGTTTCAGCGACCTGAGTCGCATCGTCGACAGCGCCACCGACGCCCTACGCAGCCTCGCCGATCAGGGCGACGGGATCGACGAAACCCGTCAACGCCTGCTACAAGAGGCCCGCGCCGCGCTCGCGCAATATGCCGCGACCCAGACCTTCCCGGATACCCTCGACGCCACCATCGGCGGGCTGGACACCGTCGACCCTAATGATTTTGCCACGCGCGACGATTGGCTCGCCGCCATCGACGAGAACGCGGCGGTCCTGACGCAACTCCAGGCCCTGTCATCCACCGGCAAGACCGATGCGCAGGTCCAGATCGATCTGGCAAACGCGCAGGTCGAATTGCTGGAACGCCAAATCAAAGAGGCGGACAGCGCGCGCGTCGAGGCGCTCAAGGCGGCCAAGGCCAATCTCGACACCGCCATCCGCGCCGAGAAGTCCGCCTTGGAAGCCTTGCTGAACGGCATCGGGCGCCAGTACGAAGACGCCAAGGCGACGCTGATGAGCGACACCAATATCATCCTGGAAACCGGCAACACGACCCTGGCGGCGATCCTGGCCGCGCTTCAGGCCAACGGCGCGACCGGCGGTTTCGACGAGACCGCCTATCTAGCGCAGAACCCGGATGTGGCCGCAGCCGTGGCGAGCGGATCGCAGGCCAGCGGGCTGTCGCATTACCTCAACCATGGCGCGAGCGAGGGCCGCGCGCCCACCAGCAGCGCCGCGCAGACCTTCAACGAGCTGGCCTACCTGCAACGCTATCCCGACGTGGCCGCCGAGGTCGCCAAGGGCACCTGGCTGGACAGCGGCTGGCAGCATTACCTGCTCTACGGGATCAACGAGGGGCGCATCCCCGGCTTCGCGGCGGGCGGCATCTCGACCGGGCCGACCTCCGGCTATCCGGTCACGCTGCACGGCACCGAGGCGGTCATCCCGCTGGCGAGCGGCAGCGTCCCGGTCACGATTCGGCGGGACGCGCTGGCCGACGAGATTCGCGCGCTCCGCGCGGAAGTCCAATCGCTGAAATCCGCGCAGACCGCCACCGCGACCAGCGCCGCCGAACAGACCGCGATTCTGAGGCGCTGGAATGGCGACGGACTGCCGCCGGATCGGATGGACTACGCCAAAACCGTGGCTGAGAGTACGGCGCCATGA
- a CDS encoding RCC1 domain-containing protein: protein MNISDITGSGVLSLRAQVTGQYGSLAMPMHQPLALTLTICVPNTLRPLVSWGCDVFGQATFPSPTLDRVVSVSGGRNHSVAVDVYGAVAAVGETADGQTSPPSGLPLIKDVVAGGHHSLALSHSGIVFGWGRNTSGQIDIPRAAKNRIAKVAAGFAHSLALTTAGEVIGWGDNVYGQATPPPEAQSGVIDIAAGYGFSLALKSDKTLVAWGSNQFGVTTLPSGLNGTVEQISAGNLHVLARTTSGVVAWGYNNYGQTDIPSAALSAVDISAGDYFSLAVVNTGSVVAWGRSNFSQTVPAPASALSTHHVVAGGAHAFALLRVESDE from the coding sequence GTGAATATTTCTGACATCACCGGGTCGGGGGTTTTATCGCTGCGGGCACAGGTCACCGGCCAATATGGGTCGCTGGCGATGCCGATGCACCAGCCGTTGGCGCTGACGCTGACGATTTGCGTGCCGAATACGCTTCGTCCCTTGGTCTCCTGGGGCTGCGACGTGTTTGGACAGGCGACATTCCCATCCCCTACGCTTGATCGCGTCGTGAGCGTGTCTGGAGGGCGGAATCATTCCGTCGCCGTCGACGTTTATGGCGCCGTGGCTGCTGTCGGCGAGACTGCTGACGGCCAGACCTCGCCGCCGTCAGGGTTGCCTCTCATCAAAGACGTTGTGGCTGGCGGGCATCATTCGCTCGCCCTGTCTCATTCCGGAATCGTCTTCGGCTGGGGCCGCAATACCAGCGGACAGATCGACATCCCAAGAGCCGCAAAAAACAGGATCGCTAAAGTCGCTGCCGGATTCGCGCATTCGTTGGCGTTGACGACCGCAGGCGAGGTCATCGGGTGGGGCGATAACGTCTATGGACAAGCGACGCCACCGCCTGAGGCGCAGTCCGGCGTGATCGATATTGCCGCAGGTTACGGATTTTCTCTGGCGCTGAAGAGCGACAAAACACTCGTCGCTTGGGGGTCGAATCAGTTTGGCGTCACGACGCTTCCGAGCGGGCTAAACGGAACGGTCGAGCAGATTTCCGCTGGAAATTTGCATGTCCTCGCACGCACGACCAGCGGCGTCGTCGCTTGGGGGTACAACAACTACGGTCAGACCGACATACCATCCGCCGCGCTCTCGGCGGTCGACATCTCGGCTGGCGATTATTTCTCGCTCGCGGTGGTGAACACCGGCAGCGTCGTCGCCTGGGGGCGCTCGAATTTCAGTCAGACCGTTCCCGCTCCAGCAAGTGCCCTTTCAACCCACCACGTTGTCGCAGGCGGCGCGCATGCGTTTGCATTGCTGCGCGTCGAGTCAGACGAATGA